In Candidatus Chlorohelix allophototropha, one DNA window encodes the following:
- the gatA gene encoding Asp-tRNA(Asn)/Glu-tRNA(Gln) amidotransferase subunit GatA: protein MELHSLNITEAAALLRKKEITSRELTTAVIKRIEEVDGRVKAFMTLTPELALQQADAADKILQNGAKDANPLLGIPMSLKDVLSTKGIRTACGSKILENYVPIYDATVARKLYESGAVMLGKNNMDEFAMGSSTENSSYFPTRNPWNLDTVPGGSSGGSSASVAAGEGFFSVGSDTGGSIRQPAALCGVVGLKPTYGRVSRYGLIAFASSLDQLGPFTRSVADAALVMNVIAGHDPKDSTSINAPVPDYTKALVPNLNGMKLALPREYFIGGVEPGVEQAVLAAVEKMKELGATVEEVSMPHTKYAISTYYIIAPAEASANLARYDGIKYGYSDPAAVEMWDGYFKTRGHGFGPEVKRRIMIGTYALSSGYYDAYYLKAQKVRTLIRGDFDKVFEKFDAIIAPTSPSVAFKIGDKVSDPLAMYLNDIFTIPANMAGTPGMSIPCGFSNGLPVGLQILGPVLGEEKVFRVAHAYEQATEWYKQHPAL from the coding sequence ATGGAATTGCATTCTTTGAACATAACCGAAGCCGCCGCACTCCTTCGCAAAAAGGAAATTACCAGCCGCGAGCTTACTACCGCCGTTATCAAGCGTATAGAAGAAGTGGATGGTCGGGTCAAAGCCTTTATGACCTTGACCCCGGAATTGGCGTTGCAACAGGCTGATGCCGCCGATAAAATCTTGCAAAATGGCGCGAAGGATGCCAATCCATTGCTGGGCATTCCTATGAGCTTGAAAGATGTGCTAAGTACCAAAGGAATACGCACTGCTTGCGGCAGCAAAATCCTAGAAAATTATGTGCCGATTTACGATGCAACCGTTGCCCGCAAACTCTACGAATCGGGCGCGGTTATGCTTGGCAAGAACAATATGGACGAGTTTGCAATGGGCAGCAGCACCGAAAACAGCAGCTATTTCCCCACCCGCAACCCGTGGAATCTTGATACCGTACCGGGCGGTAGTAGCGGTGGTAGCAGCGCCTCGGTAGCAGCGGGGGAAGGCTTCTTTAGTGTGGGTTCGGATACAGGTGGTAGCATCCGCCAACCGGCAGCCTTATGCGGTGTGGTAGGCTTAAAACCTACTTATGGGCGCGTTTCCCGCTATGGTCTGATTGCTTTTGCCAGTTCACTGGATCAACTTGGTCCGTTTACCCGCAGCGTTGCCGATGCCGCGCTGGTAATGAATGTGATTGCCGGGCATGACCCAAAGGATAGCACCTCGATTAATGCGCCTGTGCCGGATTACACCAAAGCGCTTGTGCCAAACCTCAACGGCATGAAACTTGCGCTGCCTCGCGAATACTTTATCGGGGGAGTTGAACCGGGTGTAGAGCAAGCGGTACTCGCCGCAGTGGAAAAGATGAAAGAGTTGGGCGCAACAGTGGAAGAAGTTTCGATGCCACATACTAAGTACGCCATCAGCACTTACTACATCATCGCTCCGGCAGAAGCCAGTGCAAACCTCGCCCGTTATGATGGTATCAAGTACGGCTACAGCGACCCGGCAGCAGTTGAAATGTGGGACGGCTATTTCAAAACACGCGGTCACGGCTTCGGACCTGAAGTAAAGCGGCGCATCATGATTGGCACTTACGCCCTAAGTAGCGGCTATTACGATGCCTACTACTTGAAAGCTCAGAAAGTGCGTACCCTCATTCGAGGTGATTTTGACAAGGTGTTCGAAAAGTTTGACGCGATAATCGCTCCGACTTCGCCCTCAGTCGCCTTCAAAATCGGCGACAAGGTTTCCGACCCGTTGGCAATGTACCTAAACGATATTTTCACCATCCCGGCGAATATGGCGGGTACGCCCGGCATGTCTATTCCTTGCGGTTTCAGCAACGGGCTACCGGTGGGGTTACAAATTCTCGGACCGGTGCTAGGCGAAGAGAAAGTTTTTAGAGTCGCGCATGCCTACGAACAGGCTACCGAATGGTATAAACAACATCCGGCGCTTTAA
- the gatC gene encoding Asp-tRNA(Asn)/Glu-tRNA(Gln) amidotransferase subunit GatC: MKLSLEQIENVAHLARLQLTEAEKEKMREELAPILTYFEILKELDTDQISPTAQVIAVQNLMRPDEVRESASISEVLSNAPMREADFFRIRAVFTEEE; this comes from the coding sequence ATGAAGTTATCCCTCGAACAAATAGAAAACGTGGCGCACCTGGCGCGGTTACAACTTACCGAAGCCGAAAAAGAGAAAATGCGCGAAGAGCTTGCGCCGATTCTTACCTATTTTGAAATTCTAAAAGAGTTAGATACTGACCAAATCTCGCCTACCGCTCAGGTAATTGCGGTGCAAAACTTGATGCGCCCCGACGAAGTGCGCGAATCCGCCTCAATCTCGGAAGTGCTGTCGAATGCACCGATGCGCGAGGCAGATTTCTTCCGCATTAGGGCTGTTTTTACCGAAGAAGAGTAA
- a CDS encoding Gfo/Idh/MocA family protein translates to MAQTEEYSAPVKLGLIGAGLAFKRLHLPALTALKGYFRITAVCDIAPETLSESTRLAADLNKANFGEESEIRTYSGYRELLQDNEVEAVLISLPIHLNAEVMQDAALAGKHLICEKPLASNLAQGRKLAPVLESLAATKGLAIEIAENYHYRPELAIARRWAFEEKLLGEVVIITAQNFVRMDTSQGYAATAWRIDNQYRGGILMDGGIHYIAMLRRLAGEVEQVHAFARHMHKTATSSPDTISINLRFRSGTLGNMIYTGASPNLLPPRDQPDCIIYGTQGQIQLSKKNDARLLLQAFDAWQPTGFKEAQYWAAETSSYYEEFLNFYEAIRFGKPVLASPTECLHDLELMCAALDSAEERAVKLL, encoded by the coding sequence ATGGCGCAAACAGAAGAATACAGCGCACCTGTTAAGCTAGGCTTGATTGGGGCGGGGCTGGCTTTCAAACGCTTGCATCTGCCAGCCCTAACTGCGCTTAAGGGGTATTTCAGAATTACCGCCGTTTGCGATATTGCACCGGAAACCCTCTCCGAATCAACCCGCTTGGCGGCTGATTTGAACAAAGCCAATTTTGGTGAAGAAAGTGAAATCCGCACCTATTCCGGTTATCGCGAATTGTTACAGGATAACGAGGTTGAGGCGGTGTTGATTTCGCTGCCGATTCATCTTAATGCCGAGGTGATGCAGGATGCCGCGCTGGCGGGTAAGCATCTCATCTGCGAAAAGCCGCTTGCTTCCAATTTGGCGCAAGGGCGCAAGCTTGCTCCGGTTCTGGAGAGCCTTGCCGCCACCAAAGGGTTGGCAATTGAGATTGCCGAGAATTACCACTATCGCCCTGAATTGGCAATAGCGCGGCGTTGGGCGTTTGAAGAAAAGTTACTAGGAGAGGTAGTGATAATTACCGCTCAAAACTTTGTGCGAATGGATACCAGTCAGGGCTATGCCGCTACCGCTTGGCGGATTGATAATCAGTATCGAGGCGGTATTTTAATGGATGGTGGTATTCACTATATTGCAATGTTGCGGCGGCTGGCGGGAGAGGTGGAACAGGTGCATGCTTTTGCCCGTCATATGCACAAAACCGCCACCAGTTCGCCCGATACGATTTCAATAAATCTGCGCTTTCGCAGTGGTACGCTCGGCAACATGATTTATACCGGCGCAAGCCCTAATCTGTTGCCACCCCGCGACCAACCGGATTGTATTATTTACGGGACGCAGGGGCAAATCCAGCTTTCCAAGAAAAACGATGCGCGTTTGCTATTGCAAGCTTTTGATGCGTGGCAGCCTACCGGATTTAAAGAGGCACAATATTGGGCGGCTGAGACCAGCAGCTATTATGAAGAATTCCTGAACTTTTATGAAGCGATTCGCTTTGGTAAGCCGGTGCTGGCTTCTCCCACCGAGTGCCTACACGACCTTGAATTGATGTGCGCTGCGCTCGATTCTGCGGAAGAACGCGCCGTTAAGCTGCTTTAG
- a CDS encoding ImmA/IrrE family metallo-endopeptidase, whose translation MQWFDSFNPQFPTEKAARLSLNLIEHFELHREPTEAIDTSPLLNKFDLRFMELPESTCGFTLDVERKIIIALNHSLTTELTRYVAMHEVGHVACWHPNQLNACEEGRFVYNQLETEATTVAAYLLVPEAAVLRPVLPILKAIANHYAVPPELVRIRRHLYLKHDF comes from the coding sequence ATGCAATGGTTCGATAGTTTTAATCCGCAATTTCCAACCGAAAAAGCCGCACGGCTGTCATTGAATTTGATAGAACACTTTGAGTTGCACCGCGAACCCACCGAAGCAATTGATACTAGCCCGCTTCTTAATAAATTTGATCTGCGCTTCATGGAACTGCCCGAATCCACCTGTGGTTTTACTCTCGATGTAGAGCGCAAAATCATTATCGCGCTCAACCATAGCCTAACAACCGAATTGACTCGCTATGTAGCGATGCACGAAGTTGGGCATGTGGCATGCTGGCATCCCAACCAGTTAAATGCCTGCGAAGAAGGACGCTTCGTTTATAATCAGCTTGAGACAGAAGCCACCACTGTAGCAGCTTATCTACTCGTTCCGGAAGCGGCGGTCTTACGCCCGGTGTTGCCCATCCTCAAAGCAATAGCTAACCACTACGCTGTACCACCCGAATTGGTGCGTATTCGCCGCCACTTGTACCTCAAACACGATTTCTAA
- the murA gene encoding UDP-N-acetylglucosamine 1-carboxyvinyltransferase, with translation MSYYVIEGGKPLKGRVRVAGAKNAATKQIVASLLTGEDVVLSNVPRIGDTDVTLNVCKSIGLNYKWQDTTTLKLSTPKILTPEVPLAFSGINRIPILLLGPLLHRYGKAIIPMLGGCDIGERPVDFHVQALEKLGAQIVYQEGRYYAVADKLHGTMIELPYPSVGATENILLSSVLAQGRTVIKNAAIEPEVIDLVMMLQKMGAIIFVDTDRTIEIEGVDELYGAAHTVINDRIEAASFAVAGVITGGDVIVEGAEQHHMLTFLNKLRQIGANFEVLDKGIRFYHPGGALKPIALETDVHPGFMTDWQQPLVMLMTQIEGLSVVHETVYEKRFGYTEDLKRMGAEIQLYKTCLGEKSCRFKSLDHAHSCVIKGSTPLHAADITIPDLRAGFSYLIAAAVAKGVSKVRGIQYVERGYSNILNKFQSLDANMRLVEE, from the coding sequence ATGAGTTATTACGTAATAGAAGGTGGTAAGCCACTCAAGGGGCGTGTGCGGGTAGCCGGTGCTAAAAACGCCGCTACTAAACAGATTGTAGCAAGTCTCTTGACGGGAGAAGATGTAGTATTAAGCAATGTTCCGCGTATCGGTGATACCGATGTAACTCTCAATGTGTGTAAAAGCATCGGCTTGAACTATAAATGGCAAGATACTACTACCCTGAAACTGTCCACCCCCAAAATACTAACCCCCGAAGTTCCTCTTGCCTTTAGCGGCATTAACCGCATCCCCATACTATTATTAGGCCCATTACTGCATCGCTACGGCAAAGCGATAATTCCGATGTTGGGTGGCTGCGATATTGGGGAGCGACCGGTGGATTTTCACGTACAGGCATTGGAAAAACTTGGGGCGCAAATCGTTTACCAAGAAGGACGCTATTACGCTGTTGCCGATAAATTGCACGGCACGATGATAGAATTGCCCTATCCAAGTGTAGGAGCAACCGAAAACATTTTGCTCAGTAGCGTATTGGCGCAAGGACGAACTGTAATTAAAAATGCTGCCATTGAACCGGAAGTGATTGATCTGGTAATGATGCTCCAGAAAATGGGCGCAATTATCTTCGTGGATACTGATCGCACCATCGAAATCGAGGGTGTAGATGAATTATATGGGGCGGCACACACCGTCATCAACGATCGCATCGAAGCCGCCAGTTTCGCAGTAGCGGGTGTCATAACCGGAGGCGATGTAATTGTGGAAGGAGCAGAGCAACACCACATGCTCACCTTCCTTAACAAATTACGGCAAATAGGGGCAAACTTTGAAGTATTAGATAAAGGAATTCGCTTTTACCATCCTGGTGGTGCGCTCAAACCGATTGCGCTCGAAACCGATGTGCATCCCGGCTTCATGACCGACTGGCAGCAGCCATTGGTAATGTTGATGACCCAAATTGAAGGACTTTCGGTAGTGCATGAAACCGTTTATGAAAAACGCTTTGGCTACACCGAAGACCTGAAGCGGATGGGGGCAGAAATTCAGCTTTACAAAACCTGCCTTGGAGAAAAATCGTGTCGCTTTAAAAGTCTCGATCACGCCCATAGCTGTGTGATAAAAGGCTCTACACCCTTGCACGCCGCCGATATTACTATCCCTGACCTTCGCGCCGGATTCAGTTACCTGATTGCAGCAGCAGTGGCAAAGGGCGTGTCAAAAGTGCGTGGTATCCAGTATGTAGAGCGAGGCTATTCTAACATCCTGAACAAATTCCAATCGCTGGATGCTAATATGCGTCTGGTAGAAGAATAA
- the infB gene encoding translation initiation factor IF-2, with protein MGGRAGVMNATTAPKQSRTGIRRMVEIYELPPTLTVKELADELGVGPSDIIRELIKNGVMASINQVIDYDTAAIVSGELGFETREVVPIKDDSQELHIPTKDEITQDPEAELRPPVVTIMGHVDHGKTKLLDAIRSTNVAAGEAGGITQHIGAYQVEINGKKITFLDTPGHEAFTQMRARGAQVTDIAILVVAADDGVMPQTLEALSHAKAAGVSIIVAINKIDREGANIDRVMSQLNEAGLIPEEWGGETPFVKVSAKNKIGIDDLLEMILIVSELAEWKANPNKDAIGTIIEAELDKNRGPIATVLVQNGTLNVKDYVVVGTVMGRVKALMDDKGRRIKRAEPSTPAEILGLEGVPIAGDILIAVGDEKTARDLVEMRSREKSQESQEATQAITLDDLFSQIQAGKVKELRVILKADVQGSVEAIRTSLEKLSNEKVKIKILFSGTGAITESDVMLAAADRSAIIIGFNVRPDVAAKRASDKSKVDIRFYNIIYNLIDEVKLAMEGMLEPTFQDVTDGYAEVRQVFKVGKSDAFAGLFVTDGKLLRGDKVRVLRNGTVMYDGGVSSLKRFKDDVREVAAGYECGIGLEDFNDFQEGDSLEFYHKEQVKTLLN; from the coding sequence GTGGGCGGAAGAGCCGGCGTAATGAACGCTACAACTGCGCCTAAACAATCCAGAACCGGTATTCGCCGTATGGTAGAAATCTATGAACTTCCTCCTACCCTGACCGTAAAAGAATTAGCTGATGAATTGGGTGTAGGACCTAGCGACATCATACGTGAGCTTATTAAAAACGGCGTTATGGCGAGCATCAATCAGGTGATTGATTATGATACCGCCGCGATTGTATCAGGCGAACTTGGCTTTGAAACCCGTGAAGTTGTGCCGATTAAGGATGACTCCCAAGAACTGCATATTCCTACCAAGGACGAGATAACGCAAGACCCTGAAGCCGAATTGCGTCCGCCGGTGGTAACAATCATGGGTCACGTTGATCACGGTAAAACCAAATTGCTCGATGCAATACGTTCTACCAACGTAGCGGCAGGTGAAGCCGGTGGTATTACTCAACATATCGGTGCGTACCAAGTTGAAATTAACGGTAAAAAAATCACCTTCTTGGATACTCCCGGTCACGAAGCCTTTACCCAAATGCGCGCACGTGGTGCTCAGGTTACCGACATTGCCATTCTGGTAGTAGCGGCGGACGACGGTGTGATGCCACAAACGTTAGAAGCATTAAGCCATGCTAAAGCGGCAGGTGTTTCGATTATTGTTGCTATAAACAAAATTGACCGTGAAGGCGCAAATATCGATCGGGTAATGAGCCAGTTGAACGAAGCTGGGTTAATACCGGAAGAATGGGGCGGTGAAACGCCTTTCGTAAAGGTATCTGCTAAAAATAAAATCGGTATCGACGACCTGCTTGAAATGATTTTGATTGTATCTGAATTGGCGGAATGGAAAGCAAATCCCAATAAAGATGCCATTGGAACGATTATCGAAGCAGAGTTGGACAAAAATCGTGGACCTATCGCTACCGTCCTAGTGCAAAACGGAACCCTCAACGTTAAAGATTACGTGGTAGTAGGGACTGTAATGGGTCGCGTCAAGGCATTGATGGATGACAAAGGTCGCCGCATAAAACGCGCCGAGCCAAGTACCCCTGCCGAGATTCTAGGGCTGGAAGGTGTTCCTATCGCGGGCGATATTCTAATAGCAGTGGGCGATGAAAAGACTGCCCGTGATTTGGTAGAGATGCGTTCTCGTGAGAAATCGCAGGAGAGCCAAGAAGCCACGCAGGCTATTACCTTGGATGATCTATTCAGTCAGATTCAAGCAGGTAAAGTCAAGGAACTGCGCGTCATTCTCAAAGCAGACGTGCAAGGTTCGGTTGAAGCTATTCGAACATCGCTGGAAAAACTTTCCAACGAGAAGGTCAAAATTAAAATCCTGTTCTCCGGTACAGGCGCAATCACAGAGTCGGACGTTATGTTAGCAGCAGCAGACCGCAGCGCTATCATTATCGGCTTCAATGTGCGCCCTGACGTGGCAGCCAAGCGTGCCTCCGATAAATCCAAAGTGGACATCCGCTTCTACAACATCATTTACAACTTGATTGATGAAGTGAAGCTGGCAATGGAGGGTATGCTCGAACCAACCTTCCAAGATGTCACCGATGGTTATGCCGAAGTGCGTCAGGTCTTTAAAGTTGGCAAGAGCGATGCTTTCGCCGGTTTGTTTGTCACCGATGGCAAATTGTTACGAGGCGACAAAGTACGGGTATTGCGCAATGGTACTGTTATGTATGATGGCGGCGTATCTTCACTCAAACGCTTCAAGGACGACGTGCGAGAAGTGGCAGCAGGCTACGAATGTGGTATCGGTCTAGAAGATTTCAACGACTTCCAAGAAGGTGACTCTTTGGAGTTCTACCACAAAGAGCAGGTCAAAACCCTACTCAATTAA
- the rnpM gene encoding RNase P modulator RnpM, with amino-acid sequence MVISAAPSKGKKPKGPRPKHVPQRTCIACRSTDAKRGFTRLVRTPEGKVEIDPTGKKAGRGAYLCSVSECWKKGLEKKAVENALKVTIDLETRQHLGEFGEALPERSAVEVE; translated from the coding sequence ATGGTAATAAGCGCAGCACCCTCTAAAGGGAAAAAACCAAAAGGGCCACGCCCCAAACATGTGCCGCAGCGTACTTGTATTGCCTGTCGTAGCACCGATGCCAAACGTGGTTTCACTCGGTTAGTACGTACCCCGGAAGGTAAGGTAGAAATTGATCCTACCGGAAAAAAAGCGGGGCGCGGCGCTTATCTTTGCAGCGTTAGTGAATGCTGGAAAAAAGGGTTGGAAAAGAAGGCTGTGGAAAACGCCCTTAAAGTTACTATAGACCTTGAAACACGCCAGCATCTAGGAGAATTCGGTGAGGCTTTGCCTGAAAGGAGCGCAGTCGAGGTGGAGTAG
- the nusA gene encoding transcription termination factor NusA yields MKSDFRAAIAQIAADRGLSKEIVVGILENALKAAYKRVNNAAASQNIRVDLSSGDVRVFIQRNIVEEVEDDRLEIGINEVRGLNSRTNLKVGDIYEVDDTPKDFGRIAAQTTKQVLLQGFREAERDHIYETFADREGDIVNGTIQRVDAKGITIELEPRAEALMPPSEQVPTERYRVSQRIKVFLVEVQKNHRGAQLIVSRTHRNLLRRLFEIEVPEIFNGTVEIKSIAREPGLRSKVAVAARQEGVDPVGSCVGMRGVRIQNIVNELYGEKIDVLPWDTDMSKYIANALSPAQVVRVDLDEDEKSALVLVPQNQLSLAIGKEGQNARLAAKLTGWRIDIKPVTAASAAASGSYSRGSLEDDDFAKLARAALSREEQRMENNMANSFARAAAAAGISFNAEEVEDESLAKPSGGEARKVRKDGTFTYNGVTLGPLAPQFANQNVTLFDNGQRLLVMFGDELVRAFRAEEYNGGIPEEEGDEDITDSDLERETRKVRKDRMVVFRNETYGPLSEEYVGQQVELEVNGDHLDIFFDGELIDSFKVNG; encoded by the coding sequence ATGAAAAGCGATTTTAGAGCAGCTATAGCCCAGATAGCGGCAGATAGAGGTCTCTCTAAAGAGATCGTAGTTGGTATTCTGGAGAATGCGCTCAAAGCCGCTTACAAAAGAGTAAATAATGCCGCCGCATCCCAGAATATCCGGGTAGATTTGAGCAGCGGTGATGTGCGCGTTTTTATCCAGCGCAACATCGTGGAAGAGGTGGAGGATGACCGCCTCGAAATTGGTATTAATGAAGTGCGCGGCTTAAACTCACGTACCAACCTTAAGGTAGGCGATATTTACGAAGTAGATGATACGCCCAAAGATTTCGGGCGCATTGCTGCTCAAACCACCAAGCAAGTGTTATTGCAGGGCTTCCGAGAAGCGGAGCGCGATCATATATATGAAACTTTTGCCGATCGTGAAGGCGATATTGTAAACGGAACTATCCAGCGGGTTGATGCGAAGGGTATTACTATCGAACTCGAACCACGCGCCGAAGCCTTGATGCCACCTTCAGAGCAAGTTCCCACCGAGCGTTATCGCGTTTCTCAGCGCATAAAGGTCTTTCTGGTTGAGGTGCAAAAGAACCATCGTGGCGCACAATTGATTGTCTCACGCACACACCGCAACCTATTGCGTCGTCTTTTTGAAATCGAAGTGCCGGAAATTTTTAATGGAACTGTAGAAATTAAATCCATTGCCCGTGAACCGGGTTTACGCTCTAAAGTAGCGGTCGCCGCTCGTCAAGAAGGAGTTGACCCGGTAGGTAGTTGCGTAGGTATGCGGGGCGTACGTATCCAAAACATTGTGAACGAGCTTTACGGCGAGAAAATAGATGTTTTACCGTGGGATACCGATATGTCAAAGTATATTGCTAACGCGCTAAGCCCTGCTCAGGTTGTACGTGTTGACCTTGATGAGGATGAAAAAAGCGCTTTGGTACTGGTTCCACAGAACCAGCTATCCCTAGCAATCGGTAAAGAAGGACAAAACGCACGCCTTGCCGCAAAATTAACCGGATGGCGTATTGATATTAAGCCCGTCACAGCCGCATCAGCCGCTGCCAGTGGTAGCTATTCTCGTGGCAGCCTTGAAGATGACGACTTTGCGAAACTAGCGCGGGCTGCGCTCAGCCGCGAAGAACAACGTATGGAAAACAATATGGCGAATTCGTTCGCCAGAGCCGCTGCTGCTGCCGGTATTAGCTTCAACGCTGAGGAAGTCGAAGATGAGAGCTTGGCAAAACCTTCCGGTGGGGAAGCTCGCAAGGTGCGCAAGGATGGTACTTTCACGTACAATGGGGTGACTTTAGGACCGTTGGCACCACAATTTGCTAACCAGAATGTAACTTTGTTCGATAACGGGCAACGCTTACTGGTAATGTTTGGTGATGAACTGGTACGAGCCTTCCGCGCTGAAGAGTATAACGGCGGTATTCCGGAAGAAGAAGGCGATGAGGATATTACCGATTCAGATTTAGAGCGTGAGACCCGCAAGGTGCGCAAAGATCGCATGGTGGTATTCCGTAACGAGACCTACGGACCATTATCAGAAGAATATGTAGGTCAGCAAGTTGAATTGGAAGTAAATGGCGACCATCTTGACATATTTTTTGACGGTGAACTAATTGATAGTTTCAAGGTAAACGGATAG
- a CDS encoding alpha/beta fold hydrolase, which translates to MAGLAETVSSSGIMRRRGQRILYALVLLLLFSLGLALAFWEIQQYETTLLRKTFILHETGTPPVSVMEISPINATDNSPVLLVAHGYSANKETMQAIGVESALRLNLRVLLLDFPGHGLSPERFSGDLASDQQNDQLVKALNSLYQYTRRTYPDAPVALLGHSMGTGVVARLSARENNFAATILLSPARMPDYPELGYKNLLVLVGDGDISQSLDEAKKVYALSTGMPSDSDYPTEARKVEGAEQGDPLDGTAKRVRVLSGTNHITILYTADTLSEVNSWLDRTLFKSDGKAVRAAILDDQNGAGFRLRWTIVGIIFAVCLIYPVSSLLVDVFKLRAVLSRIPLPPTTSQSLLMAGILLLAEVIAALLWTPVKPPPQLLGLQLGSYLAGFFLVTGLLVLGWLRWYQNRQRFGARFEDYSRYWGGVILTKLTVWVLLPAGLFALVYFTLGWFSANSWESLQFSPARIIPFIGLVLCLLPYFLADECIFRRMPTWRGYFLGLGSKIGLFAVLFGAVMLSPTQLGFLIIILPVLFLLFAVFGLVSLWLFWLMHDFVTNAVLQTLIFAWVIACFFPVV; encoded by the coding sequence ATGGCTGGTCTGGCGGAAACGGTTTCGAGCAGCGGTATTATGCGCAGACGCGGGCAACGGATTTTATACGCACTTGTATTACTACTGTTGTTCAGTTTGGGTCTCGCGCTGGCATTCTGGGAAATACAACAGTACGAAACAACTCTACTCAGAAAAACCTTCATTTTGCACGAAACGGGCACACCTCCGGTTAGTGTAATGGAGATTTCCCCTATCAATGCTACGGATAATAGTCCGGTATTATTAGTGGCGCATGGCTATTCTGCCAATAAAGAAACCATGCAGGCAATTGGAGTGGAAAGCGCGCTGCGCCTGAATTTGAGGGTGCTATTACTTGATTTCCCCGGTCATGGTCTTTCTCCAGAGCGTTTTTCCGGCGATCTAGCCAGTGATCAGCAGAATGATCAATTAGTAAAGGCGTTGAACTCCCTCTACCAGTACACCCGCCGCACTTATCCTGATGCTCCGGTGGCGCTGCTTGGGCACTCGATGGGAACAGGGGTTGTGGCGCGCCTCTCTGCTCGTGAGAATAATTTTGCCGCTACCATCCTGCTTTCACCTGCGCGTATGCCTGATTACCCCGAACTAGGTTATAAAAATCTGTTGGTGCTGGTGGGCGATGGCGATATTAGCCAATCATTGGACGAAGCCAAAAAAGTTTATGCCCTCAGCACCGGAATGCCCTCAGATAGCGATTACCCAACGGAAGCACGAAAAGTTGAAGGGGCAGAACAGGGCGATCCATTGGATGGTACGGCAAAGCGCGTACGGGTGCTGTCAGGTACTAACCATATTACGATTCTTTATACCGCCGATACGTTGTCTGAAGTGAATAGCTGGCTAGATCGCACCCTCTTTAAGAGCGATGGAAAGGCGGTGCGCGCTGCCATTTTGGATGATCAGAACGGGGCGGGCTTCCGGCTACGCTGGACTATCGTTGGGATTATTTTCGCTGTATGTTTAATCTATCCGGTATCTTCGTTGCTGGTAGATGTTTTCAAACTACGTGCCGTTTTGAGTCGTATCCCTTTACCACCTACCACCTCGCAAAGTTTACTGATGGCAGGGATATTGCTGCTGGCTGAGGTTATTGCCGCGCTCCTATGGACTCCGGTTAAACCACCGCCCCAATTATTGGGATTGCAATTAGGTAGTTATCTAGCAGGTTTTTTCCTTGTAACCGGGCTGTTGGTATTAGGCTGGTTGCGCTGGTATCAAAACCGCCAGCGTTTCGGGGCGCGTTTCGAGGATTATTCCCGCTACTGGGGCGGGGTGATACTGACCAAACTGACTGTGTGGGTGCTTCTTCCGGCTGGTCTATTTGCGCTGGTTTATTTTACGCTCGGCTGGTTTTCGGCGAATAGCTGGGAAAGTCTCCAATTCAGCCCTGCCAGAATAATTCCTTTTATTGGGCTGGTATTGTGCTTGTTGCCCTATTTTCTGGCAGATGAATGTATCTTCCGGCGTATGCCCACATGGCGCGGCTATTTTCTCGGACTCGGTAGCAAAATCGGGCTGTTTGCAGTATTGTTCGGGGCAGTTATGCTCAGCCCCACCCAATTGGGATTTCTGATAATTATTTTACCTGTGCTGTTTTTGCTGTTTGCAGTATTCGGGTTGGTATCGTTGTGGCTCTTCTGGCTTATGCACGATTTTGTAACCAACGCGGTATTGCAAACCTTGATTTTTGCTTGGGTAATCGCCTGTTTCTTCCCGGTTGTATAA